The sequence CTCATAGGTAGCCTACAGCATTTTCTTCATGTGCTTTTCCTTGCACTATCCAGAGACTTAAAGTTAAAAGCCTCTGTAAGTCAGAAGGCGAGTGGAATTTTGATTTGAATGATACATTCCTTTTACAATCACTTTTCAAGGCAAGATTCATTACCAACCCTTATAAAAATGGTTCTATTTAGCATTGAAAAGGGTTGTGTTAATGTCACTGTAAACACTGTAGAACTTATTTGGTACCATGTGGAACCATTTTTTCACCATAAGAGTGTATGTTATAGGAAATAGAGGCAAATAAAAAAGTGTacactgtttgttttattggaacttaaaacacaaacataattcATAACCATAGCCAgtaatttaaaaacttttaagtgCAAGGCTGCCCTCTATTGGTAGCACAATGGAATTATTTTGAAACAAAGGAAGACACTTCATTATGGACTTTTAACCTTAAAGGACTGACACCTTGCACTATGgtcccacaatgcaacacaataaaaaaatcaagacatTTCTTGGAACATACAAGactattttgattattttacacACAATATTAAATTTCTAGtccaacaaaataaaagcaacaagGCTTatactaaaactattaaaacatgtaTGTTATTGAAAATCTACTGGAATATCCgcctaaaatatttattaatattaacattaataaatctTAAGTAATTACTTAATATTTAACtgaaaaataagtttaaatggATACTGTAACACTACACATAGGACAGAAGGACGATGACACAACAAGACTTTGTGATGATgaaggttaaataaaaatccAAGGCAAAAAGGTATATTCCACAAGGGAAAGGTGATCCACACGGTAAACAGGAAACATCCACAAAGTAACGACATCAGCAAAAACCAGGAAACCACGAGAGAACAAAGGGTCGGAACTAGAATggtaacaaaatacaaccagaTCTGACCGCAAACTAAATACAAGCAAGAGTACATATAGTGTCCATGGGATGAGTATCAGGTGGCGAGTACAAAGgatgatgggaaatgtagtttgtGAGAGTCAAAAGTCTGGGGAAAGTGAATTGGTGATTCTGGGAGAAGGTGCTGATGGAGGGGGTTTGGCTGACAGTGGTGGAGATTTTACAGATACACTAAAATTCTTATCTGAAAAagtaaactaaaactaaaaaaacaactaaaatattttgattagGTCTAAATGACATGCCCCAGTCCCAGTCACCATTCTGAGCTGCCCtcaacattttacattacatttacatttaggtatttggcagacacttttatccaaagcaacttacattgctttatcctatacattttatacattaatacttagtatttgcaatcctctgggatcgaacccacaaccttgcattgttaacgcaatgctcttaccactgagctacaggaaagctttactttcatacattttttatgattctTGTGGTCAGCAATACAGGGTAGTGATCAGTAATTTTGGACCAGTCGTGTTCTTTATTTTCTCCCTGTTCTTCCTGTCCATCCTGTTGTACATTTTCATCCTTTTCTACATGTTCAttctcttctttcttttcttccttttgtttcttttcttgaGGTATTACACAGTTTAGAACATATTTATAATCCCTctttaacataaacacataGTCTAGTCTAGATTTAGGACCTTTACATGAGAAAGTGTATtggttttttctttctttttcttcctcctcctcctcttcctcctcttcctcctcctcctgctcctcctcctcttcttcttcttcttcttctttttcttcttcttcttcttttttttcttttttttctttttttttttctctccagaCATCTACCAGCTTGACATCTTGGATGAATTCATTAATTTCATTTCTTCGTGTAACGTGTGTTTTGTTAGGTTTAGCTAGGTCGAGTTCAGGATCTAGTGTTGTGTTAAAATCTCCTCCAATTACAAGTATGCTCTCTGTCCATGCTTTTGGTTCCTTTCTTAGAACGCTTTGGTGAATCCTCAACATGAGATCACGTTCCTTTAAATGGTAATAAACACTTACAAATGTGTACTTCTTTTTATCAATATCAATGTAAACCCAGGCAAAATCTCCACCCTCACTATATGCCTTTAGACAATTGTGGGATTTATTGACAAGAATGGCAACACCTCTGGACTGTGAATCAGAATGTGTCTGATACAGGACAGGTCCCTGCTTGACACCAGGTTCTGAATGAGTTTTATCTTCTAAGATTATGTCTTCACAATCAAACTCACTGTTTATGTTCATAGACTTCATTGAGTTCGTCAGAGCTTCAATATCTGCCTTTTTTTTACCCAAGTGGGTTTCTTGCAGAagaacaatatcaaaatctccaAAGACtttctttaaatcttttaacTTTTGgtcattcttttgttttgtgtgttttaatccATTGACATTCCAGGAGATCACTTTTAGCTCAGTTTCATGTTTATCTGCTGCCATGGTGTCAAGTTTTGTAGTACAATTGGCCATAAATATTATTGATCAAGTATCTTTAACCTTATATAGAGATtcaaacaattttaaaaaaattgttgaaattaTGGCACTTGAAAGACCTGTGAAGTGAAAAAAAtagtatataatgtaaaattgtatctatcatgtacaaatatttatactgtatttatataataattaaagatttaaaactataatttatatatttcaaatttacatcatttacatcATTACACTTTGAAAGCTCTATATCTGTATTAAggcttacaaaacaaaaaatctgttcaaATAATTTCACTCTGATTAAGTTTTTTTGCGATGTTTTAGTCTCGGTGTCCTCATTTGACATGCAGTTTGAAAAGTTAATTTATATCATAACATAAGTATAAAAATTAAATCGCTTTGCTTTGTTTCCTCTATGTTATTCTACAACAGATCtaaattatgatttaaatcTCTGCTAAACCCTGttacttgagacaagaataaactagaagtaataaaaatgatatatagtAACCTACCTTCGTTCTCGGTATGCACAGTGTCTTTTGAACCAATGGATTCGATGAGAAACACAGCTGATCACAGATactgtgaaaaaagaaaatcaagacgagaaagaaaaagtatttacaaTTTAAGTAAgtattaagaaaaaataaagtattgtacatgtaatattaaattaacACACCAACCTACCAATTTATGATGTTCAAACGAAGATGTTCACAGCACAGGGAGGTAACATGAAGTATTACTGCATTTTGTGCTGAGTAATTTTGAAGATTTGCGAACCTTTAATATTACACAGAATATAAGACACACCCACATGTACGTATTAACAAACACATCCACTTAAACTTCAGGGGGTGGTTTCTTGTACAGGGTTTAAGCAGGGTACTAGACTAAAGAAAATGTTAGAGCTGCTTTCCTATATCTCAGTGGTGAGAACATGGCACTATCAAttccaaggtcatgggtttgatcgcAGCGGATTGCACAAACTCCGATATAATTTATAGTATATTGCAAttataagtcactttggataaaagcgacttccaaatgtataaaatttaCATGTAAGCTGTCTAAAtggaaaacaacttgcactcaCATATcctaaaatacagtatatcagTGCCATTATTTTGACTCAAAATGGACACAAGTGATGTGTTTTTGGATGCCATGTTTGTAGAAACtacttaaatgtcctaattGAACTAAGCCCTAGTTTTGATTTAAGATCATCACTGTGTGGGAAACCACCCCCAAAAAGAAACCTCCCAGTTTTCGATTATACTTAATTTATTAACTATTGGACTTTGGTGGCCTATCAGGTCTCATGGCCTCTTGGTAAAAAACTGACACATTTGATAGAAGCTTTCacccaaagcaacttacagtgtaCTAAGCCTTTACATGTCtttcatcagtgtgtgtttttgacattAGATCTGCTTACTGGCATGCTGTAAAGCAGGTTAAAAGTTGTCTATACAAGATTCTGTTTGTACTGTAGATCTAAATGATATAATGGCATATGCCGTAATCTTTGCTTTTAAACCCTTGACTTGACCTTTTGACCATATTAGTATTATCTTGGTCAAAATGCCCAGCTGATGACTTATAAAAAgcacatgtcatgttttttacttttaggtgTGAAAATTCAGCATTGCCAGCCACTGACTACTAGGTGCTACATTCTCTCTGCAACCAGCTTTAAAAATCACAGGGTGCCATTCTCGCTACAATATCAATCCAATTTCAATTAAAAGTCCCAAAATTTATTTCACTTCCTCCCtattatatacacatttatagaCCTTGCACTGTAGTTGTAGCCGCAATCTTAAACAGAAGACATTTGACGTCAGATTTGCGTATGAACACCGTGGTAAAAACAGGTTGGACATGAAAAAAGATTCCATAGAAAAACTAAAATGGCATAATTGCACACAATAGATTTTTAATCTTTAGTCCTTTAATGTCATACAAGCACCTCATACATTACAAGTACATTGAACAACATTCTTAccctattgtttgtttttctcttttgttttttccattCTAATGCTCTGAGTTTGTCTTTAGTTGCAGATTCTGTGTTTCAAAGTGTTGTCAAACTGCATTTTATGTCACCATCCCCCATTATTAATACCTAGTCaggaaaaagttaaaaaatgaaaaaaaaggcTGAGCATCATACAGCTGTAATGTTTGCtttgtgaatatatatatatatatacttaccAAGGCCGgactgaaaaacacattcagGCCGGGATATCCCACACTCATCCAGGCCACAAACCACcaatctatttttttaaatgtagaatgctTTGTAATCATGCGCCATCACTGCTTAATTAAACTGACAGTGCATTGTTTATGAgcaaaacaaatacagtttGGCTTAAAAAGGTCCAAGGAAGCACATCTTATCAAGTGGCCAAACCACAAAAGCacgttttaaatgatttatactgCAAGTATATCTTAAACAGAAGATTAATTCGATCTTTTAGGTTTtataattaaacaacaaaaacacattaatgcTTAAATTGCATGTGTGAAGAGAAGCAATTGAATCGTGACTTGTTTCCCTTTAACTGCCATTGACGTTAGGAATGTGAATGGCACTTTGTTGACGGTCTCTAAATTCACAAAAATAGATTGTCCAACGTCAAGCCAACTTCAGTCTTTTATTGACAAATGTCAAGAGCACGTTATTTTACAAGAAAGTAGGTCAATATTGATGTTGTGAGCACGAACGTATCCGCACGCAAGCGGATTTATCTTGCACAAAAGTGTATGCGTGGCCTATGATTCCCTGTGCATAAGCAGCACTCGTCCAGTTTTGATCGAGAGCAAAAGAAATCCGTGTGAGAGCGACGTAGGTTTGCGTGCGAGCGACATACTTTATGTACAATGACATGCTGTCAACATTTTTCTACAAAGTATGCCACAGGTGGCAGGCAGCAGGCCAAATCAGTCGACAGGTCACCGGGAACTGTCCCTGTTCTCCCGATGGACAGCCCGACCTgatatatacaaacaaacatgcacacacataacacagacacacagtttatatattaataaccaCACTGTAAACCCTGAAAATCCAAAACAATAGGGAATGTTCTTACTCATTTGTTTGgaggaaattaaataaatacagtaaaaatgttcatgtaCTGCATGTATTGTAAGAATTTGTGCATTCGTATGGTTACCTGtctgtatctgtctgtctatgcaGCATATTGTCACTTTTAGAATTGGTTATTTCCAgtcatgaaaaaaatgatatacagtattctttacaatagtaaataagatcacatatataataatttactcTAATCCACTCCTACACAAGGCATGCTGTGAAAATCACCTATAAACATTTCTGAGCGAAGTGACTTATTGGAAGTCTATTAACAGGTATTAGCACCTGTTTAGTAAAGCACCTGTTCATCTCTTGTgcttttttttttgcttaaatgAAAGTACATTATACAGTGAAGTACTTTTGGcatattttgtgcatttctgttttaaatctgACCTTTAAAAGTATATGGACACTATATATTTGCACACTGAgcaatttttgttattttagctgttGGACATAACACATTTAAGTTCCAGTTATATAATAGAATATATGGTTACACTTTATAATACTGTTCATACTTAATATGCAGTTATGCAGGAACTAATGCAGAACAAATGGTCAGTGCTGGATTAACACTGTGATCATTACTTATaactaaaaagaaagaaagatgaactAATCAGTAGGTAACAGCATACTGATgtttaaagtaaagtaaagaaCAATTAGTTacatattactttttaaatagaTGTTAATAACAACTAAATGCTGTGTCCAGTCCATTAACTATTCACTAACAGTTGCGAACAGTTCCCCGTAAACAGCCTAATAAAGATACCTGTTGGGTATTATGATTAgttttttcaattgctaacaTCCTTTTGTCCAATCTGtaatcacattttcaaaactctaaacacaatgaaCACAACATCGGTCTGTTGTGGCCATACCATTAACAaaattcatgttgttttcacacaaaatgcaatCAATTAACACGTTTCTAGAATgcctacattttctttacatataAGCATACCCAATACCAAAATCATGGAtctttatagtgttttttacaaatgcttaaacGCAGCATGCCAGAAATGAAGACCTATTGTTCCAAACCATagatacagtataaaatctCTACTTCTGCAACAATATCAGCTCCAACGtattgaaacaaatatttaaaaaatatattcatacagCTGATAAGCATTTTTACGGTAAATTACTGATAATTTGAGTAAGAAATAGCTGATTACAATCTCAATCAGAGACATAGCCAGATGTTGAAGACTTTCCATTACAtggaaataaacaataaaaaggcAGTCTTTGGATTGGTTTTCTTCAAAGCAACACATAACAAAacggagaaagagaaaaaggaaaGACAATGTCTGCACGAGTGAGAGGACTTGTTAGACGAAGGAGAGGACTAGATGGttgagggagaggaagagatggACCAGGGAGAGGACAAGATGGACCAGGGAGAGGACAAGATGGACCAGAGAGAGGACAAGATGGACCAGGGAGAGGACAAGTTGCATTTTTGTTCTTCTAAAGCGACTTCCTCGCTCTGGGGGTAGAAGAATGCTTCTCAGTGAAGACCAAGAACATGCCATTGTAGGATGGGTCATTGCTGACAATGCAATAAAACTGAGTGAAATTCAACCTGGTACTCCAAAACGTGGAAGTTGTACACGGTTCCATTTGAGAGAAACAGTGATCGGGTCAAGGAACTCTGGCACCAATACGTCCAAGTATGATGTCTATACACCATGTATGCacactttactgtaaatcaaagGCCATGTATGTTTGTCCTTGTTTCGTATTGATCACTGACAGCAATTTCATATTGCTGATAAAGTCTTCACTGCAGCAATTCTGTcgcttactgtttttttttccaattgTACATTCTATAAAGTATTGATGACTCCTTCACATTTAGATATTATGTTGTACACATCTAATGCACCATgaattctcacacacacacacgcacgcacacacacacacacacacacgcgcacacacacacacacacacacacacacacagctgaatgaatgaaaaaaaagatttcatacTGTATGTTCTATACAGAAAGAACTGAAACGTGACAAGtaatgcagtttttgtaatgccACCAACTGTTAGTATTTTGACAGTCATTGCGGTATGATTGACTCTGTGTTCAGGTTGGATAGAAAACGAGTGCTAAAGTTTTGACCAAATGATTCGATTTTGAAACGGGTTTGCAGTGTTTTGATAGAGTTAGTGtatattgaaaaagtttttaaggGTTTTGAAATGTAGAGTTTGTATTCA comes from Triplophysa dalaica isolate WHDGS20190420 chromosome 25, ASM1584641v1, whole genome shotgun sequence and encodes:
- the LOC130415856 gene encoding mRNA export factor GLE1-like; its protein translation is MANCTTKLDTMAADKHETELKVISWNVNGLKHTKQKNDQKLKDLKKVFGDFDIVLLQETHLGKKKADIEALTNSMKSMNINSEFDCEDIILEDKTHSEPGVKQGPVLYQTHSDSQSRGVAILVNKSHNCLKAYSEGGDFAWVYIDIDKKKYTFVSVYYHLKERDLMLRIHQSVLRKEPKAWTESILVIGGDFNTTLDPELDLAKPNKTHVTRRNEINEFIQDVKLVDVWREKKKEKKEKKEEEEEKEEEEEEEEEEQEEEEEEEEEEEEEKERKNQYTFSCKGPKSRLDYVFMLKRDYKYVLNCVIPQEKKQKEEKKEENEHVEKDENVQQDGQEEQGENKEHDWSKITDHYPVLLTTRIIKNV